A single region of the Longimicrobium sp. genome encodes:
- a CDS encoding tetratricopeptide repeat protein yields MSEPLSALAARGKELEVAGRWKEADRLYAALFRRALAERDPSAAVDALRRQASVRGGLGSVEEAEELAELSFEIAERCGLARAAARAVNVRALLLYTREELPRAAALYRDALARARAVRDDELTGLVCQNLGVIANIHGELAEARALYLECIASTIRSGDRTAAMMAYNNLGMVCADLREWLEAELYMDRALDVAERIGHRPAATRLYLNRAEPLIQMGELRRARATLDRAEELAGPLDDRGTLAGVRRFRAVIARLEGDFAAADRELADAAMLVAGEGHELERAEILGAIARLRWEQGRRDEARDALHRARGCFAALGAAREIRRLDEVLEGWGEPGG; encoded by the coding sequence ATGTCCGAGCCCCTTTCCGCGCTGGCGGCGCGCGGCAAGGAGCTGGAGGTGGCCGGCCGGTGGAAGGAGGCGGACCGGCTGTACGCGGCCCTCTTCCGCCGCGCGCTGGCGGAGCGCGACCCCTCCGCCGCGGTGGACGCGCTGCGGCGGCAGGCCAGCGTGCGCGGCGGGCTCGGCAGCGTGGAGGAGGCCGAAGAGCTGGCGGAGCTGAGCTTCGAGATCGCGGAGCGCTGCGGCCTGGCGCGCGCGGCGGCCCGGGCCGTCAACGTTCGTGCGCTCCTCCTCTACACCCGCGAGGAGCTGCCCCGCGCCGCGGCGCTCTACCGCGATGCGCTGGCGCGTGCGCGCGCCGTGCGCGACGACGAGCTCACCGGGCTGGTGTGCCAGAACCTGGGGGTGATCGCCAACATCCACGGCGAGCTGGCCGAGGCGCGGGCGCTCTACCTGGAGTGCATCGCGTCCACCATCCGCTCCGGCGACCGCACCGCGGCGATGATGGCGTACAACAACCTGGGGATGGTGTGCGCGGATCTGCGCGAGTGGCTGGAGGCGGAGCTGTACATGGACCGCGCGCTGGACGTGGCGGAGCGGATCGGGCACCGTCCCGCCGCCACGCGCCTGTACCTGAACCGCGCCGAGCCGCTGATCCAGATGGGCGAGCTGCGCCGCGCCCGCGCCACGCTGGACCGCGCCGAGGAGCTGGCGGGTCCGCTGGACGACCGCGGCACGCTGGCCGGGGTGCGCCGCTTCCGCGCCGTCATCGCGCGCCTGGAGGGCGACTTCGCCGCCGCGGACCGCGAGCTGGCCGATGCCGCCATGCTCGTGGCTGGCGAGGGCCACGAGCTGGAGCGCGCCGAGATCCTGGGCGCCATCGCCCGCCTGCGCTGGGAGCAGGGCCGCCGCGACGAGGCCCGCGACGCGCTGCACCGTGCCCGCGGCTGCTTCGCCGCCCTCGGCGCCGCCCGCGAGATCCGGCGGCTGGATGAGGTGCTGGAGGGGTGGGGGGAGCCCGGCGGTTGA
- a CDS encoding pyridoxal phosphate-dependent aminotransferase — MDRRRVDIPLPTAPGFRPVPFTGVIYVMSEAARLGYAYGHPDWCNLGQGMPETGDLPGAPPRICEVEIAPADQEYAPVAGVPELRAAVAELYNQLYRQGKESKYTAENVCICGGGRLSLTRTVAALGEINLGHFLPDYTAYEELLDIFRLFTSIPILLEGSEGYGFDVERLEREVTGRGLSAVLLSNPGNPTGRSIRGAELESWVDAARRLECTFLFDEFYSHYQWGAPEADGMVSAARYVDDVDEDPVVILDGFTKNWRYPGWRCTWVVGPRSVIEGVSSTGSFLDGGGNRPLQRSAIPLLDADAVRAETKAIQEVFGRKRRVLVDGLRAAGMRLDLEPEGTFYVWADLADLPPPLNDGMGFFRAAIEERVICVPGEFFDINPGKRRSGRPSRFRTYARFSFGPEERFVAEGVRRIQALVERAARGEVVVE; from the coding sequence ATGGACCGCAGAAGAGTCGACATCCCCCTGCCCACCGCGCCCGGCTTCCGGCCGGTGCCGTTCACGGGAGTGATCTACGTGATGAGCGAGGCCGCGCGCCTCGGCTACGCATATGGGCACCCGGACTGGTGCAACCTAGGCCAGGGGATGCCGGAGACGGGCGACCTTCCCGGCGCGCCCCCGCGTATCTGCGAGGTGGAGATCGCCCCCGCGGACCAGGAGTACGCGCCGGTGGCCGGCGTTCCCGAGCTGCGCGCCGCAGTGGCCGAGCTCTACAACCAGCTCTACCGCCAGGGAAAGGAGTCCAAGTACACCGCCGAGAACGTGTGCATCTGCGGCGGCGGGCGCCTTTCGCTCACCCGCACGGTGGCGGCGCTGGGCGAGATCAACCTGGGCCACTTCCTTCCCGACTACACCGCCTACGAGGAGCTGCTCGACATCTTTCGGCTCTTCACCTCCATCCCCATCCTGCTGGAGGGGAGCGAGGGGTACGGCTTCGACGTGGAGCGGCTGGAGCGCGAGGTGACGGGGCGCGGCCTATCCGCCGTCCTCCTCTCCAACCCCGGCAACCCCACGGGGCGCTCCATCCGCGGCGCGGAGCTGGAGTCGTGGGTGGATGCGGCGCGGCGGCTGGAGTGCACCTTTCTCTTCGACGAGTTCTACAGCCACTACCAGTGGGGCGCCCCGGAGGCGGACGGGATGGTTTCCGCCGCGCGCTACGTGGACGACGTGGACGAGGACCCGGTCGTGATCCTGGACGGCTTCACCAAGAACTGGCGCTACCCCGGCTGGCGGTGCACCTGGGTGGTGGGGCCGCGCTCGGTGATCGAGGGGGTCTCCAGCACGGGATCGTTCCTGGACGGCGGCGGCAACCGCCCCCTCCAGCGCAGCGCCATCCCCCTCCTGGACGCCGACGCGGTGCGCGCGGAGACGAAGGCGATCCAGGAAGTCTTCGGCCGCAAGCGCCGCGTCCTGGTGGACGGGCTGCGTGCGGCCGGTATGCGGCTGGACCTGGAGCCGGAGGGCACATTCTACGTCTGGGCCGACCTCGCCGACCTCCCGCCCCCGCTGAACGACGGCATGGGCTTCTTTCGCGCCGCGATCGAGGAGCGGGTGATCTGCGTTCCGGGCGAATTCTTTGACATCAACCCCGGCAAGCGCCGCAGCGGCCGCCCCTCCCGTTTCCGCACCTACGCGCGCTTCTCCTTCGGCCCCGAGGAGCGCTTCGTGGCCGAGGGCGTGCGCCGCATCCAGGCGCTGGTGGAGCGCGCGGCGCGAGGGGAGGTGGTGGTGGAGTAG
- a CDS encoding 6-bladed beta-propeller, whose amino-acid sequence MRHRRGPACLWALALAALPWLTACGASADAPSGAVHHPTRANLPLPAQVGNTFLPAAQEPGSDAARIVQRLAGAAPEFSVGKEKGTAAEMLGEVKGAAFDSLGNLFVLDGTYNRVMVYSKDGRLSEQFGRPGRGPDEFLNPNDLAISRGRVFVADRAGVMKVFRRGAGGYELDRTLPSLSAVQDVCVSGDHMYAAGWTPGSPHVVHQLTLDGRRVRSFGQAYRDSSELVQMMMNKLVIGCNASTGTVLVMNTHVPYVYGYSPEGRLLWTSRVPDWKSMELTSFHRDGQEDAFKRKSTGETDAGWNFIDLGNEHVLFQVLRRNRTPEGTTFKLRSYVVSARTGAGAFAGDALPLTLAGTANRFAVSENAPFPRVVVHAAKN is encoded by the coding sequence GTGCGACACCGCCGAGGGCCGGCGTGTCTGTGGGCACTCGCCCTTGCGGCACTCCCCTGGCTGACTGCCTGCGGCGCATCGGCCGATGCGCCCTCCGGGGCCGTCCACCACCCGACCCGCGCCAACCTTCCCCTCCCCGCCCAGGTGGGGAACACCTTTCTCCCCGCCGCCCAAGAGCCGGGGAGCGACGCCGCCAGGATAGTGCAGCGCCTAGCGGGGGCCGCCCCGGAATTCTCGGTTGGCAAGGAAAAAGGGACGGCGGCGGAGATGCTGGGCGAGGTGAAGGGCGCTGCCTTCGACTCGTTGGGCAACCTCTTCGTCCTGGACGGCACCTACAACCGGGTGATGGTCTACTCGAAAGACGGACGGCTGTCCGAACAGTTCGGCCGGCCTGGACGGGGTCCGGACGAGTTCCTCAACCCCAACGATCTCGCGATCAGCCGGGGAAGGGTGTTCGTCGCCGACCGCGCGGGGGTTATGAAGGTGTTCCGGCGCGGAGCCGGCGGGTACGAGCTGGACCGCACGCTTCCCTCACTCTCGGCGGTGCAGGACGTGTGCGTGAGCGGCGACCACATGTACGCTGCCGGGTGGACGCCCGGTTCTCCGCACGTGGTCCACCAGCTCACGCTGGATGGCCGGCGGGTCCGTTCTTTCGGGCAGGCGTACCGTGACAGCAGCGAACTCGTTCAGATGATGATGAACAAGCTCGTCATCGGCTGCAACGCGTCCACGGGAACGGTGCTCGTGATGAACACGCACGTGCCGTACGTTTACGGCTACTCGCCCGAGGGGCGGCTCCTCTGGACTTCCCGGGTGCCGGACTGGAAGTCCATGGAACTGACCTCCTTCCACCGCGACGGCCAGGAGGACGCGTTCAAGCGCAAGTCGACGGGCGAGACGGACGCCGGGTGGAATTTCATCGATCTCGGCAATGAGCACGTCCTCTTCCAGGTGCTGCGGCGGAACCGCACCCCGGAGGGCACCACGTTCAAGCTGCGAAGCTACGTCGTCTCCGCGCGCACCGGCGCGGGCGCGTTCGCCGGAGACGCGCTTCCCCTGACTCTGGCGGGGACCGCGAACCGGTTCGCCGTGAGCGAGAACGCTCCCTTCCCGAGGGTGGTGGTCCATGCTGCCAAGAATTAA
- a CDS encoding O-antigen ligase family protein, which yields MSEYLIPKAAALNATAFACLLVGAWSARELRAGPADLFVLGSLLLTVLAALNSPAPATGLTASGIAVSFAVVFWSCRGAVRAGRGGLLLALAAAAVVLAAVVSLLDAYGAPGVAAIESRPGGTFGNRNRLAHILALGLPLLLVQALSAETRRRFTAYSVALVPVMAALALSRCRGAWLSTLVVVPLTLWLWRRGEAGPARAAAPRRLAILMALAAGSAAAAILLPNDLDWRGAHPYRHSLETLLDGRTGTGAGRLLQYRNTSRMIFDHPLLGVGPGQWTIRYPEYSPSGDPNFEHANLLPVTRLPQSDWFGLAAERGIPAALCWLLLLLAAVAPCAGLVKQEHAVPPERLRAVLLGGSVALGAIVMGTVDALVMTPGAAFWMALALGVCASTSGWSRAVHVPRAGRAACLVPLLLLTATIGTLSVGELAAVREYAGGGAEALERGLRINPRDYRARILLANELVATKRCDEAAAHIDAAEAWIPSASAIAKMRKKCASPWLQGRP from the coding sequence GTGTCGGAGTATCTCATCCCCAAGGCGGCCGCCCTCAACGCCACCGCCTTCGCCTGCCTGCTGGTGGGAGCGTGGTCCGCCCGGGAGCTGCGCGCCGGTCCGGCCGACCTGTTCGTGCTGGGATCGCTGCTGCTCACGGTACTGGCGGCGCTGAACTCCCCCGCCCCTGCAACCGGGCTCACGGCCAGCGGAATCGCCGTGTCTTTCGCGGTCGTCTTCTGGAGCTGCCGAGGGGCCGTGCGTGCCGGCCGCGGTGGGCTGCTGCTCGCCCTGGCCGCCGCCGCGGTGGTGCTCGCGGCCGTGGTGTCGCTGCTCGACGCGTATGGAGCGCCGGGGGTAGCGGCCATTGAGTCCAGGCCCGGTGGCACCTTTGGCAACCGCAACCGCCTGGCCCACATTCTGGCCCTGGGGCTGCCCTTGCTGCTGGTACAGGCCCTGTCGGCGGAGACGCGGCGCCGGTTCACGGCGTACTCGGTTGCGCTGGTGCCGGTGATGGCCGCGCTGGCGCTGTCGCGCTGCCGTGGAGCCTGGCTCAGCACGCTTGTGGTGGTCCCCCTCACGCTCTGGCTCTGGCGGCGCGGCGAGGCCGGGCCGGCGCGGGCGGCGGCACCGCGGCGCTTGGCAATCCTCATGGCGCTGGCGGCCGGGTCCGCCGCCGCCGCCATCCTCCTTCCCAACGACCTGGATTGGCGGGGCGCCCACCCGTACCGGCACTCGCTGGAGACTCTGCTGGACGGCAGAACGGGAACGGGCGCGGGCCGGCTGCTGCAGTACCGCAACACGAGCCGGATGATCTTCGACCACCCGCTTCTGGGAGTTGGGCCGGGCCAGTGGACGATCCGCTACCCAGAATATAGCCCCTCCGGCGACCCCAACTTCGAACACGCCAACCTGCTCCCCGTCACTCGGCTCCCGCAGAGCGACTGGTTCGGGCTCGCCGCCGAGCGCGGTATTCCGGCCGCGCTCTGCTGGCTGCTCCTCCTGCTTGCGGCTGTCGCCCCATGCGCCGGGCTCGTCAAGCAAGAGCACGCCGTACCACCCGAGCGGCTACGCGCGGTGCTGCTGGGGGGGAGCGTTGCGCTCGGCGCGATCGTGATGGGCACTGTGGACGCGCTCGTCATGACGCCCGGGGCGGCGTTCTGGATGGCGCTGGCGCTGGGTGTGTGTGCGTCCACTTCCGGCTGGAGCAGAGCGGTGCATGTGCCCCGCGCTGGGCGGGCGGCCTGCTTGGTTCCGCTCCTGCTGCTCACGGCTACCATCGGAACGCTGTCCGTGGGGGAGCTCGCCGCGGTTCGAGAGTACGCCGGCGGCGGTGCGGAGGCCCTGGAGCGCGGGCTGCGGATCAATCCCCGGGACTACCGCGCGCGAATCCTCCTCGCCAACGAGCTCGTCGCCACGAAACGCTGTGACGAGGCCGCGGCTCACATCGACGCCGCCGAAGCGTGGATTCCGTCCGCGAGTGCCATCGCTAAGATGCGGAAGAAGTGCGCCTCTCCCTGGCTGCAGGGCCGGCCGTAG